The following proteins are co-located in the Corynebacterium aquilae DSM 44791 genome:
- a CDS encoding YibE/F family protein, producing the protein MGRHHKADETPVDMPEWGSTQWRPFTARATGRDYREPFTPVQWVLTVFLIVAGIATAVGVWVLWPEDTPANVAPEFATTSPLPQNQVDGVVAVRDQGSCNSPSVGRVFDQNPVAPLAGSQERCERAIVDITSGQNAGKRTLLMIGNHPGDPTLEQGQQIRMAEQQAADGSVGYSFTDYQRKNALLFWAILTALAIIVVGAWRGARSLLGLTITLAAVGFFLLPALLRGGDPLALAVVCGSAVLYAVLYLVHGFSWKTSAALAGTVISLGLAALLAKYAIASSHLRGLGNEDNLLIQLYLPDVTVTGLMLCGFIIGALGVLNDVTIAQASTINELAEIEPEANPWRLFKGAMKVGRDHIASMVYTLVLSYTGAALPLLLLVSVADRPLGQVFTSDVMATELLRSAIGALALALAVPITTIIAAFTVVGRRRLEEATHMHP; encoded by the coding sequence ATGGGCCGACACCATAAAGCCGATGAGACGCCGGTAGATATGCCCGAGTGGGGCTCTACACAGTGGCGTCCCTTCACCGCGCGGGCCACCGGCCGCGACTACCGGGAACCGTTCACCCCCGTGCAATGGGTGCTGACCGTGTTCCTCATCGTCGCTGGCATCGCCACCGCGGTGGGAGTGTGGGTGCTGTGGCCGGAAGACACCCCGGCGAATGTGGCACCCGAATTCGCCACCACTTCTCCCCTACCCCAAAACCAGGTCGATGGCGTGGTTGCGGTCCGGGATCAGGGGTCGTGTAATTCGCCCTCGGTGGGTCGGGTTTTCGACCAGAATCCCGTGGCCCCGCTGGCGGGCTCCCAAGAGCGCTGCGAGCGCGCCATCGTCGACATCACCTCCGGACAAAACGCCGGCAAGCGTACCCTGCTGATGATCGGTAACCACCCGGGCGACCCCACCCTGGAACAAGGCCAGCAGATCCGCATGGCCGAGCAACAGGCCGCCGACGGGTCGGTGGGGTACTCCTTCACGGACTACCAGCGTAAAAACGCGCTGCTGTTCTGGGCGATTCTCACCGCGCTGGCAATCATCGTGGTGGGCGCGTGGCGTGGTGCGCGTTCCCTGCTGGGGTTGACCATCACCCTGGCGGCGGTGGGTTTCTTCCTGCTACCCGCCCTGCTGCGCGGTGGTGATCCTTTGGCCCTGGCCGTGGTGTGCGGCAGCGCCGTGCTGTACGCGGTGCTGTACCTGGTGCACGGTTTCTCGTGGAAGACATCCGCCGCGCTGGCCGGCACGGTCATTTCGTTGGGCTTGGCGGCGCTGCTGGCGAAGTACGCTATTGCGTCCTCCCACTTGCGTGGCTTGGGCAATGAGGACAATTTGCTGATCCAGCTGTATTTGCCGGATGTGACGGTGACCGGTTTGATGCTGTGCGGCTTCATCATCGGTGCGTTGGGTGTGCTCAACGACGTGACGATTGCGCAGGCTTCCACCATTAACGAGTTGGCGGAAATCGAACCGGAGGCCAACCCGTGGCGGCTGTTTAAGGGCGCCATGAAGGTCGGCCGCGACCACATTGCCTCGATGGTGTACACCCTGGTGTTGTCCTACACCGGTGCGGCACTGCCGCTGCTGCTACTAGTCAGCGTTGCTGATCGCCCGCTGGGTCAGGTGTTTACCAGCGATGTGATGGCCACGGAGCTGTTGCGTTCCGCGATTGGTGCGCTGGCGTTGGCGCTGGCGGTGCCGATCACCACGATCATTGCCGCGTTCACGGTGGTGGGCCGCCGCCGTTTAGAGGAAGCGACCCACATGCACCCTTAG
- a CDS encoding UDP-glucose dehydrogenase family protein, with translation MKMTMIGTGYLGATHAACMAELGHEVLGLDVDEHKITQLAAGTTPFYEPGLDELLAKHTQSGRLRFTTDPAEAAEFANIHFIGVGTPQQAGSFAADLNYLHAAVDSIAEHLRGEHLLIGKSTVPVGTAADLQQRYPHLEVMWNPEFLREGHAVNDTLHPDRIVMGVRDGSTAAETLTQVYAQPIAEGTPVIVTDLATAELVKTSANAFLATKISFINAVSEICEVAGADIVDLAHALGLDDRIGPKFLGAGLGFGGGCLPKDIRAFMARAGELGANEALTFLREVDAINLRRREHLVQMAREACGGNLIGVRVTVLGAAFKPNSDDVRDSPALAVAGALNLAGAHVTVTDPKALAGAQRVFPTLAYEADTLTALRGADLVVLATEWDEYTNLDPQEVKKIVRRPVVIDGRNALDRQAWRDAGFDIHAMGRA, from the coding sequence ATGAAAATGACCATGATTGGCACCGGCTACCTCGGCGCAACCCACGCCGCCTGCATGGCAGAACTCGGACACGAGGTCCTCGGCCTCGACGTCGACGAACACAAAATCACCCAACTCGCCGCAGGCACCACCCCCTTCTACGAGCCAGGCCTCGACGAACTCCTCGCCAAGCACACCCAATCAGGTCGCCTCCGCTTCACCACCGACCCGGCCGAAGCCGCCGAATTTGCCAACATCCACTTCATCGGCGTCGGCACCCCCCAACAAGCCGGCAGCTTCGCCGCCGACCTCAACTACCTGCACGCCGCCGTCGACAGCATCGCCGAACACCTGCGCGGCGAACACCTCCTCATCGGCAAATCCACCGTCCCCGTCGGCACCGCCGCCGACCTCCAGCAGCGCTACCCCCACCTGGAAGTGATGTGGAATCCAGAGTTTCTGCGCGAAGGGCACGCCGTCAACGACACCCTCCACCCCGACCGAATCGTCATGGGAGTCCGCGACGGCAGCACCGCCGCCGAAACACTCACCCAGGTCTACGCCCAACCAATTGCCGAAGGCACACCCGTCATCGTCACCGACCTGGCCACCGCCGAATTGGTCAAAACCAGCGCCAACGCCTTCCTGGCCACCAAAATCTCCTTCATCAACGCCGTCTCCGAAATCTGCGAAGTCGCCGGCGCTGACATCGTCGACCTGGCGCACGCCCTCGGATTAGATGATCGCATCGGGCCGAAATTCCTCGGCGCCGGCCTCGGATTCGGCGGTGGCTGCCTGCCCAAAGACATCCGCGCCTTCATGGCGCGCGCCGGTGAACTCGGCGCCAACGAGGCGCTGACCTTTTTGCGGGAAGTCGACGCCATTAACCTGCGTCGCCGCGAACACCTCGTGCAGATGGCCCGGGAAGCTTGCGGCGGCAACCTGATTGGGGTCCGCGTGACCGTCCTCGGCGCCGCCTTTAAACCCAATAGCGATGACGTGCGTGACTCCCCAGCACTGGCCGTTGCCGGCGCTTTGAACCTGGCGGGCGCCCACGTCACTGTCACTGACCCCAAAGCTCTGGCCGGCGCGCAGCGAGTGTTCCCCACCCTGGCGTATGAGGCCGACACCCTCACCGCGCTGCGTGGCGCCGACCTGGTGGTGCTCGCCACCGAATGGGACGAATACACCAACCTGGACCCGCAAGAGGTCAAAAAAATAGTGCGCCGCCCCGTCGTCATCGACGGGCGCAACGCACTAGATCGCCAGGCGTGGCGGGATGCCGGCTTCGACATCCACGCCATGGGGCGCGCCTAA
- a CDS encoding ABC transporter substrate-binding protein — protein sequence MKKLLSALLASLALVVSACSTSPYSVGGDGITIGAANFPESEIIARIWAGALRDNGYDVNVIPGIGSREVYLGAVEEGSVDIVPDYSGNLAQFFAPNPLPPGSGEEDVDQALKQYLPTDLKVGAQAPAESRDSYRVLPSLGITSLEQLPEIGGFTLAGNPELATRPYGPEGLQELYGATEITMLPIADGGGPLTIAALSAGRAQLADIYTTSPTLDDKGQPLDLVELADPKQLILPQHILPVARKEVPAEALAVLARVNQQLTTEDMVALNTRSIGEEKASAYTIARDWLAEHPH from the coding sequence ATGAAAAAGCTCCTCAGCGCACTGCTCGCCAGCCTCGCACTGGTTGTATCCGCCTGCTCCACCAGCCCCTATAGTGTTGGCGGCGACGGGATTACCATCGGGGCCGCCAACTTCCCCGAATCTGAAATCATCGCCCGCATCTGGGCCGGCGCCCTGCGCGACAACGGCTACGACGTCAACGTCATCCCCGGCATCGGCTCCCGCGAGGTCTACCTCGGCGCCGTCGAAGAAGGCTCCGTCGACATCGTGCCCGACTACTCGGGCAACCTCGCCCAATTCTTCGCCCCCAACCCCCTACCACCCGGCAGCGGGGAAGAAGACGTCGACCAAGCACTCAAGCAATACCTCCCCACAGACCTCAAAGTCGGCGCCCAAGCCCCCGCCGAATCCCGCGACTCCTACCGAGTCCTGCCCAGCCTCGGCATCACCAGCCTCGAACAACTCCCAGAAATCGGCGGATTCACCCTCGCCGGCAACCCCGAACTCGCCACCCGCCCATACGGCCCCGAAGGACTCCAAGAGCTCTACGGCGCCACCGAGATCACCATGCTGCCCATCGCCGACGGCGGTGGCCCACTAACCATCGCCGCACTATCCGCCGGACGCGCCCAACTCGCCGACATCTACACCACCAGCCCCACCCTCGACGACAAAGGCCAACCCCTCGACCTCGTCGAACTCGCCGACCCCAAACAACTCATCCTGCCCCAACACATCCTGCCTGTCGCCCGCAAGGAAGTCCCCGCCGAAGCACTCGCCGTCCTCGCCCGCGTCAACCAACAACTCACCACCGAAGACATGGTCGCCCTCAACACCCGCAGCATCGGCGAAGAAAAAGCCAGCGCCTACACCATCGCCCGTGACTGGCTCGCCGAGCACCCACACTAA
- a CDS encoding ABC transporter permease has translation MLDALQGVDVGWRLAQHLGYSFLALAIALIIALPIGLAIGHTGKGTGIVLATSGALRALPTLGLVTWLALALPMGVTRPLVPATIVLVVLGVPPILAAVQSGVAAIDRPIIDAANAMGYSPAQVIREVEIPLAAGPIIGGIRSSMLQIIATATIAAYIGLGGLGRLLLDGLAVRDFPQMIAGALLVAISALVIDAPLALAQKRLEHN, from the coding sequence ATGTTGGACGCACTCCAAGGAGTCGACGTTGGCTGGCGACTCGCCCAACACCTGGGCTACTCCTTCCTCGCACTGGCCATCGCACTCATCATCGCCCTGCCCATCGGCCTGGCCATCGGCCACACCGGCAAAGGCACCGGCATCGTGCTCGCCACCAGCGGCGCCCTGCGCGCACTACCCACCCTCGGCCTCGTCACCTGGCTCGCCCTCGCCCTACCCATGGGAGTCACCCGCCCACTAGTGCCCGCCACCATCGTGCTCGTCGTCCTCGGCGTGCCACCCATCCTCGCCGCCGTACAATCCGGCGTGGCCGCCATCGACCGGCCCATCATCGACGCCGCCAACGCCATGGGCTACAGCCCCGCCCAAGTCATCCGCGAAGTCGAAATCCCGCTGGCCGCCGGACCCATCATCGGCGGCATCCGCTCCTCCATGCTGCAAATCATCGCCACCGCCACCATCGCCGCCTACATCGGCCTCGGCGGACTCGGCCGCCTCCTGCTCGACGGGCTCGCCGTCCGCGACTTCCCCCAAATGATCGCCGGCGCCCTCCTCGTCGCCATCAGCGCACTCGTCATCGACGCACCCCTGGCACTGGCACAAAAACGACTGGAGCACAACTAA
- a CDS encoding ABC transporter permease produces the protein MRLSWIPDNAEYIWTLITSHIWLSWPPIVLAGLIALPLGYLAAARPKLRSLILAGSGILYAIPSLAVFVLLPPLIGTSILAPINVVIALTLYGLALQVRSTTDAFLHLPPEPIAAANAMGYPRLRRILTVDLPLAAPVMLAGLRVVSASTISLVSIGAIIGVPSLGSLFTDGFNRSFPTEIITGVLATVLLAIAFDLILQLIGFICLPWTRRKGA, from the coding sequence GTGCGTCTTTCCTGGATCCCCGACAACGCCGAATACATCTGGACACTGATCACCAGCCACATCTGGCTGTCCTGGCCACCCATCGTGCTCGCCGGACTGATCGCCCTCCCCCTGGGATACCTCGCCGCCGCGCGTCCCAAACTCCGCAGCCTCATCCTCGCCGGCTCCGGCATCCTCTACGCCATCCCCTCCCTAGCCGTCTTCGTGCTGCTACCCCCACTGATCGGCACCTCCATCCTGGCGCCAATCAACGTCGTCATCGCACTCACCCTCTACGGGCTCGCCCTCCAAGTGCGCAGCACCACCGACGCCTTCCTGCACCTGCCACCCGAACCCATCGCCGCAGCCAACGCCATGGGGTATCCGCGCCTGCGCCGCATCCTCACCGTCGACCTGCCCCTGGCCGCCCCCGTCATGCTGGCAGGCCTGCGCGTCGTCAGCGCCAGCACCATCAGCCTGGTCAGCATCGGCGCCATCATCGGCGTGCCCTCCCTCGGCAGCCTGTTTACCGACGGCTTCAACCGATCCTTCCCCACCGAAATCATCACCGGGGTGCTAGCCACCGTGCTGCTAGCCATCGCCTTCGACCTCATCCTCCAGCTCATCGGCTTCATCTGCCTGCCCTGGACCCGCCGAAAGGGGGCATAA
- a CDS encoding ABC transporter ATP-binding protein: MISFEHVQVTYPGTDKPAVKDFSYTVPTGTTTALVGSSGSGKTTLLRCINRMVTPTAGRVCIDGEDIADRDPVALRRSIGYVIQNSGLLPHRSVLDNITTVPRLCGEPKDAARARALELMDILGLDRALASRYPGELSGGQAQRVGVARALAHDPNILLMDEPFGAIDPLVRRDLQDEILNLQRKLNKTIVFVTHDIDEAFLLADNIVLLEKGGVIAQAGSADELITKPASDFVADFVGARDRQVTIEKRGNDTVVVDRNGRVTGLVS, encoded by the coding sequence ATGATCTCCTTCGAACACGTCCAAGTCACCTACCCCGGGACAGACAAACCCGCAGTCAAAGACTTCAGCTACACGGTGCCCACCGGCACCACCACCGCCCTGGTGGGAAGCTCAGGTTCGGGGAAAACCACCCTGCTGCGGTGCATCAACCGGATGGTGACCCCCACCGCGGGGCGGGTGTGTATCGACGGAGAAGACATCGCCGACCGCGACCCCGTGGCGCTGCGCCGCTCCATCGGCTACGTCATCCAAAACTCCGGCCTGTTGCCCCACCGCAGCGTGCTCGACAACATCACCACCGTGCCCCGGCTGTGCGGCGAACCCAAAGACGCCGCCCGCGCCCGCGCCCTGGAACTGATGGACATCCTCGGACTCGACCGGGCACTCGCCAGCCGCTACCCCGGTGAACTCTCCGGCGGCCAAGCCCAACGCGTCGGCGTGGCCCGCGCCCTTGCGCACGACCCCAACATCCTGCTCATGGATGAGCCCTTCGGCGCCATCGACCCGCTAGTGCGCCGCGACCTGCAAGACGAAATCCTCAACCTGCAGCGCAAACTCAACAAAACCATCGTCTTCGTCACCCACGACATCGACGAAGCCTTCCTACTGGCCGACAACATCGTGCTACTGGAAAAAGGCGGCGTGATCGCCCAAGCCGGCAGCGCCGACGAGCTGATCACCAAACCGGCCAGCGACTTCGTCGCCGATTTCGTCGGCGCCCGCGACCGCCAAGTCACCATCGAAAAACGCGGCAACGACACCGTCGTCGTCGACCGCAACGGACGCGTCACCGGGCTGGTGTCCTAG
- the dcd gene encoding dCTP deaminase, giving the protein MLLSDRDIKATIDAGELVIEPFDPKLIQPSSIDVRMDGLFRVFNNSRYTHIDPKLQQDELTTLVEVPAGEPFVLHPGEFVLGATLEKFTLPANLAGRLEGKSSLGRLGLLTHSTAGFIDPGFSGHITLELSNVANLPITLWPGMKVGQLALFGMSSPAETPYGAGSLGSKYQGQRGPTPSKAYLNFVDEE; this is encoded by the coding sequence GTGCTTCTTTCAGATCGCGATATTAAGGCCACCATCGATGCCGGCGAGCTCGTCATCGAACCCTTCGACCCCAAGCTCATCCAGCCGTCCAGCATCGACGTGCGCATGGACGGGCTGTTTCGGGTGTTCAACAACTCCCGCTACACCCACATCGACCCCAAGCTGCAGCAAGACGAGCTGACCACCCTGGTCGAAGTGCCCGCAGGCGAACCCTTCGTGCTGCACCCCGGCGAGTTCGTACTGGGAGCCACCCTGGAAAAATTCACCCTGCCCGCCAACCTGGCCGGCCGCCTGGAAGGCAAATCCTCCCTCGGCCGCCTGGGGCTGCTCACGCACTCCACCGCCGGCTTCATCGACCCGGGCTTTTCCGGCCACATCACCCTCGAACTATCCAACGTGGCGAACCTGCCCATCACCCTGTGGCCCGGAATGAAGGTCGGACAGCTGGCGTTGTTCGGCATGTCCAGCCCCGCCGAAACCCCCTACGGCGCCGGCAGCCTGGGCAGCAAATACCAAGGCCAGCGCGGCCCCACCCCATCCAAGGCCTACTTAAACTTCGTCGACGAGGAATAA
- a CDS encoding YhgE/Pip domain-containing protein, whose translation MISGFNVGTELRRFKRSKLGRIAILALCLIPLLYSALYLWGFWNPFGKVKDLPIAFVNEDRGTVVDGKPLNAGNEVVEGLKDNDQVHFDFVTRQEALDGVKQGDYYFVVELTPDFSEAVASPATGQPRRAVINTIYNDANGYLSTMIGENVMRTMLPVISNKIGAQAIDKVLLGVQSAGTGLDQAAMGANALASGAAQLDTGLDQALDGASDLADGANKLNGKSLELAQGADKLAAGTQQLNGAVTEATGKLTQLTQGVDQLSGGVNQLADGAGQINTGVQQLKGRLDEVTAVQGNAARDITNLANQLRGIPNPDVQRAVAQLDQLATQVNTTALGPQAPATSQLNQLANGTQQLAYQLGDPNAPFRSGFDQLHAGTGQLPGKLGELTNGVNQLNSGAQELASGAHRLHDEGTQPLAEGSTKLVDGIAQLDDGAGKLADGSNTLATKLKEGSEAVPRWSQAQREGTASVLGGPVELTSSNEAGENTFGGGLAPFFFSLAMFIGGMIIFLLLRPMQNRAVASGVAPLRAALDGLLPGAIIAAIQATVITAVTLWAVGLDARYPIWLFIFAIGVSIMYTALNQLLNVALGPGPGKVAAMALLMFMILSSGGLYPVQTEPKLFQVLHPINPMTYSVNGFRELMYGNLDHRIWIAAGAVAFITALCIALTALCARRDRFWTMKRLHPAISL comes from the coding sequence GTGATTTCCGGTTTCAACGTCGGCACCGAACTCAGGCGCTTCAAACGCTCCAAACTGGGCCGCATCGCCATCCTGGCGCTGTGCCTGATCCCCCTGCTGTACTCCGCACTGTACCTATGGGGATTCTGGAACCCCTTCGGCAAAGTCAAAGACCTCCCCATCGCCTTCGTCAACGAAGACCGCGGCACCGTCGTCGACGGTAAGCCCCTCAACGCCGGCAACGAAGTCGTCGAAGGGCTCAAAGACAACGACCAAGTCCACTTCGACTTCGTCACCCGCCAAGAAGCACTCGACGGAGTCAAACAAGGCGACTACTACTTCGTCGTCGAACTGACCCCCGATTTCTCCGAGGCAGTCGCCTCCCCCGCCACCGGGCAGCCCCGCCGCGCCGTCATCAACACCATCTACAACGACGCCAACGGCTACCTGTCCACCATGATCGGCGAAAACGTCATGCGCACCATGCTGCCGGTCATCTCCAACAAAATCGGCGCCCAAGCCATCGACAAAGTGCTGCTCGGCGTCCAATCCGCCGGCACCGGACTCGACCAAGCCGCCATGGGCGCCAACGCCCTCGCCAGCGGCGCCGCCCAACTCGACACCGGACTCGACCAAGCCCTCGACGGGGCCAGCGACCTCGCCGACGGCGCCAACAAACTCAACGGCAAATCCCTCGAACTCGCCCAAGGCGCAGACAAACTCGCCGCCGGCACCCAACAACTCAACGGCGCAGTCACCGAAGCCACCGGCAAACTCACCCAACTCACCCAAGGCGTTGACCAACTATCCGGCGGCGTCAACCAGCTCGCCGACGGCGCCGGCCAAATCAACACCGGCGTCCAACAGCTCAAAGGCCGCCTCGACGAAGTCACCGCCGTCCAAGGCAATGCCGCCCGCGACATCACCAACCTCGCCAACCAACTGCGCGGCATCCCCAACCCCGACGTGCAACGCGCCGTGGCCCAACTCGACCAGCTCGCCACCCAAGTCAACACCACCGCACTCGGACCCCAGGCGCCCGCCACCAGCCAGCTCAACCAACTGGCCAACGGCACCCAACAACTCGCCTACCAGCTCGGCGACCCCAACGCCCCCTTCCGCAGCGGCTTCGACCAACTCCACGCCGGCACCGGACAACTGCCCGGCAAACTCGGCGAACTGACCAACGGCGTCAACCAACTCAACTCCGGCGCCCAAGAACTCGCCTCCGGCGCACACCGCCTCCACGACGAAGGCACCCAACCCCTGGCCGAAGGCTCCACCAAACTCGTCGACGGCATCGCCCAACTCGACGACGGCGCCGGCAAACTGGCCGACGGCTCCAACACCCTAGCCACCAAGCTGAAGGAAGGCTCCGAAGCCGTACCCCGCTGGAGCCAAGCACAACGCGAAGGCACCGCCAGCGTCCTCGGCGGACCGGTGGAACTGACCTCCAGCAACGAAGCCGGCGAAAACACCTTCGGTGGCGGCCTCGCCCCCTTCTTCTTCTCCCTGGCCATGTTTATCGGCGGCATGATCATCTTCCTGCTGCTGCGCCCCATGCAAAACCGTGCGGTAGCCTCCGGCGTCGCCCCGCTACGCGCAGCCCTCGACGGCCTGCTGCCCGGCGCCATCATCGCCGCCATCCAAGCAACCGTCATCACCGCCGTCACCCTCTGGGCCGTCGGCCTCGACGCCCGCTACCCCATCTGGCTATTCATCTTCGCCATCGGCGTCTCCATCATGTACACCGCCCTCAACCAGCTGCTCAACGTGGCACTCGGCCCCGGGCCCGGCAAGGTGGCCGCCATGGCTCTGCTGATGTTCATGATCCTGTCCTCCGGCGGCCTCTACCCCGTCCAAACAGAACCCAAACTGTTCCAGGTACTGCACCCCATCAACCCGATGACCTACTCAGTCAACGGCTTCCGCGAACTGATGTACGGCAACCTCGACCACCGCATCTGGATTGCGGCCGGCGCCGTCGCCTTCATCACCGCGCTATGCATCGCACTGACCGCACTATGCGCCCGCCGCGATCGCTTCTGGACCATGAAACGACTCCACCCGGCCATCAGCCTCTAA
- a CDS encoding DUF2785 domain-containing protein — protein sequence MDPRYAHLLTELASPEAHTRDDKAFNTLAELIAKETNPTTRTAILEHATCRLATAQASVWEKSFLTLILSCLCESGTHHDHAYTTMRQWYLTEEDTRGYDPEIGWIHAIAHGADYLASLVTHHHLAPNECLETISLRLLGPGGAYTAHEDARLARTALISLAALSQQPNTRPEDINRWLKPIEEKLSTSTEFHPWQHNTAITLNAILQGLPENTPNQHFEAVRESITRITHQIRPYATPLT from the coding sequence ATGGATCCCCGCTACGCACACCTGCTCACCGAACTGGCCTCCCCCGAGGCACACACCCGCGACGACAAAGCCTTCAACACCCTGGCAGAACTCATCGCCAAAGAAACCAACCCCACCACCCGCACCGCCATCCTCGAGCACGCCACCTGCCGGCTGGCCACAGCGCAGGCAAGCGTATGGGAAAAATCCTTCCTCACCCTGATCCTGAGCTGCCTGTGCGAATCCGGCACCCACCACGACCACGCCTACACCACCATGCGCCAGTGGTACCTCACCGAAGAAGACACCCGCGGATACGACCCAGAAATTGGATGGATCCACGCCATCGCCCACGGGGCGGACTACCTCGCCAGCCTGGTCACCCACCACCACCTCGCCCCCAACGAATGCCTGGAAACCATCAGCCTCCGCCTGCTAGGCCCAGGTGGCGCCTACACCGCCCACGAAGACGCCCGGCTAGCACGAACCGCCCTGATCAGCCTCGCCGCCCTTTCCCAACAGCCCAACACCCGCCCAGAAGACATAAACCGCTGGCTAAAACCCATCGAAGAAAAACTCTCCACCAGCACAGAGTTTCACCCCTGGCAGCACAACACCGCCATCACCCTCAACGCCATCCTCCAAGGCCTGCCAGAAAACACCCCTAACCAGCACTTCGAGGCGGTTCGGGAAAGCATCACCCGCATCACGCACCAGATTCGCCCCTATGCGACACCACTTACATGA
- a CDS encoding helix-turn-helix domain-containing protein — MIVRNRNCQSVTAIAKALNLSLQTIYTILRAYERHGDQGLKPQSTPHHQHQHLGPHPKHKTPHTKKFTQPPQPM, encoded by the coding sequence ATCATCGTCAGGAACCGCAACTGCCAATCCGTCACCGCCATCGCCAAAGCACTTAACCTCAGCCTCCAAACCATCTACACCATTCTCCGAGCCTACGAACGACACGGCGACCAAGGACTCAAACCCCAATCCACACCCCACCACCAGCACCAACACCTAGGCCCACACCCCAAACACAAAACACCCCACACCAAAAAATTCACCCAACCCCCACAACCGATGTAG